The following coding sequences lie in one Thermithiobacillus plumbiphilus genomic window:
- a CDS encoding phosphate-starvation-inducible PsiE family protein, whose translation MRELWHKLTGHPARLSFYERFELLISHMLVLLISVIILVALYRLADDVFFRLVQGALNPLDHKEFQLIFGEIMTVLIAMEFRHSILRSIAGRGSLVSVKTVVLIAILALVRKFIILDVTETGAAAMAAMAFVTLALGLVYWMMRERDDRLCPPAQNPTAPAGETAQSANPSSAS comes from the coding sequence TCTGGCACAAACTGACTGGGCACCCCGCCCGGCTCAGCTTTTATGAGCGCTTTGAGCTGCTCATTTCCCATATGCTGGTATTGCTGATCAGCGTCATCATCCTGGTGGCCTTGTACCGGCTGGCCGACGACGTGTTCTTCCGGCTGGTGCAGGGTGCACTCAACCCACTGGATCACAAGGAGTTTCAGCTCATTTTCGGCGAGATCATGACCGTGCTGATCGCCATGGAGTTTCGCCATTCCATCCTGCGCTCGATCGCTGGCCGCGGCAGCCTGGTCAGCGTCAAGACCGTGGTGCTCATCGCCATCCTGGCCCTGGTGCGCAAGTTCATCATTCTGGATGTGACCGAAACCGGCGCCGCAGCGATGGCGGCCATGGCCTTTGTCACCCTGGCCCTGGGGCTGGTCTACTGGATGATGCGCGAGCGCGACGACCGGCTCTGCCCGCCGGCACAGAACCCCACAGCGCCTGCCGGAGAGACCGCGCAGTCCGCGAACCCCTCCTCGGCCAGTTAA
- a CDS encoding 4a-hydroxytetrahydrobiopterin dehydratase yields the protein MTEHDKDLPWTQRHCRPCEGGVEPLGVTEIEARLPGLPGWSWQGDALVKAFDFKNYYQTVAFVNAVAWIAHREDHHPDLEVSYRRCVVRYSTHAIGGLSDNDFICAARVDALLAQD from the coding sequence ATGACGGAACATGACAAGGATCTACCCTGGACCCAACGACATTGCCGGCCCTGCGAGGGTGGTGTGGAACCCCTGGGCGTGACGGAAATCGAGGCTCGCCTGCCCGGATTGCCGGGCTGGAGCTGGCAGGGCGACGCGCTGGTCAAGGCATTTGATTTCAAGAACTATTACCAGACCGTGGCCTTCGTGAACGCTGTAGCCTGGATCGCCCATCGCGAGGACCATCACCCGGATCTGGAGGTGAGCTACCGGCGATGTGTGGTGCGCTACAGCACCCATGCCATCGGTGGGTTGTCGGACAACGATTTCATCTGCGCGGCCAGGGTGGATGCCCTGCTGGCGCAGGATTAA
- a CDS encoding STAS domain-containing protein — translation MDRINGLLIDALKLRIGGITDIIEQQAARIFSDAPLLSAEEITDYSLEFLELLIVLLQSRDALDEQQPAFKALRQFLASMALQIQSRGGEMEELVRYQQFIQSTLLEQIESDSQASFEDSRGMLMLLVKLFNELSLAVFQTYLTEKEGTIRAQQEELRQTSTPIVEIWDGVLTLPIIGSMDSARTMLVMDKLLRRIESDRARTIIIDVTGVQSVDSQVSHHLIQVVRAVRLMGAEAILTGIRADIARALASLNIDLGDVTTCATMAEGLKFAFRRLGLDMQGRVA, via the coding sequence ATGGATAGAATCAATGGATTGTTGATCGATGCCCTGAAGCTGCGCATCGGGGGAATTACCGACATCATCGAGCAGCAGGCGGCGCGTATCTTTAGCGATGCGCCTCTTCTGAGCGCGGAGGAAATCACCGATTATTCACTGGAGTTCCTGGAACTGCTGATCGTATTGCTCCAGTCCCGGGATGCACTGGACGAGCAGCAACCGGCCTTCAAGGCCCTGCGACAGTTTCTCGCCAGCATGGCGCTGCAGATCCAGTCGCGCGGCGGGGAGATGGAGGAGCTGGTACGCTATCAGCAGTTCATCCAGAGCACCCTGCTGGAGCAGATCGAATCCGACAGTCAGGCCAGCTTCGAGGACAGCCGCGGCATGCTCATGCTGCTGGTCAAGCTCTTCAACGAGCTGAGCCTTGCGGTATTCCAGACCTATCTCACTGAAAAGGAAGGCACCATCCGCGCCCAGCAGGAGGAGCTGCGCCAGACCTCCACGCCGATCGTGGAGATCTGGGATGGCGTGCTGACCCTGCCGATCATCGGCAGCATGGACTCGGCACGTACCATGCTCGTCATGGACAAGCTGCTGCGCCGCATCGAGAGCGACCGGGCGCGCACCATCATCATCGATGTCACTGGCGTGCAGAGCGTGGATTCCCAGGTCTCGCATCACCTGATCCAGGTCGTGCGCGCCGTGCGCCTGATGGGGGCGGAGGCCATCCTGACCGGCATCCGGGCGGACATCGCCCGGGCCCTGGCCAGCCTCAACATCGATCTGGGCGACGTTACCACCTGCGCCACCATGGCCGAAGGCCTCAAGTTCGCCTTCCGCCGTCTGGGGCTGGACATGCAGGGCCGGGTGGCGTGA